From one Rhizobium lentis genomic stretch:
- a CDS encoding 3-hydroxybutyrate dehydrogenase, with translation MSRSVVVTGSTSGIGLAIATAFAETGDNVVINGFGTADEIKAIIERLQSMSKARVIHHPADMTKPGEIADLIETAAKSFGTVDVLVNNAGIQHVEKIEDFPIEKWDQIIAINLSSSFHTMRAAIPLMKAKKHGRIINIASAHGLVASPFKSAYVAAKHGILGLTKTAALELAEFGVTVNAICPGYVLTPLVEKQIPDTAKARGITEEQVKSEVILKAQPTHEFVKAEEIGSLSLYLASDAARQVTGTHISIDGGWTAA, from the coding sequence ATGAGCAGATCAGTCGTCGTTACCGGTTCCACCAGCGGCATTGGCCTTGCGATCGCCACCGCTTTCGCCGAAACCGGCGACAATGTCGTCATCAACGGTTTCGGAACTGCCGATGAAATCAAGGCGATCATCGAGCGGCTTCAATCTATGTCCAAGGCTCGCGTGATCCACCATCCGGCCGACATGACCAAGCCCGGCGAGATCGCCGATCTGATCGAGACGGCTGCGAAGTCCTTCGGCACCGTCGATGTCCTCGTCAATAATGCGGGCATTCAGCATGTCGAGAAGATCGAGGATTTCCCGATCGAGAAGTGGGACCAGATCATCGCGATCAATCTGTCGAGTTCCTTTCACACTATGCGCGCCGCCATCCCGTTGATGAAAGCGAAGAAGCATGGCCGCATCATCAACATCGCCTCGGCCCACGGCCTCGTCGCCTCCCCCTTCAAATCCGCCTATGTCGCGGCGAAACATGGTATATTAGGCCTAACGAAAACAGCGGCACTGGAACTTGCCGAGTTCGGCGTCACCGTCAACGCCATCTGCCCTGGCTACGTGCTGACGCCGCTCGTGGAAAAACAGATCCCGGACACCGCCAAGGCCCGCGGCATAACCGAGGAACAGGTGAAGAGCGAGGTCATCCTCAAGGCGCAGCCGACGCACGAATTCGTCAAGGCCGAGGAGATCGGTAGCTTGTCGCTCTACCTCGCCAGCGACGCCGCCCGTCAGGTTACGGGAACGCATATCTCGATTGACGGGGGCTGGACGGCGGCTTAA
- a CDS encoding YciI family protein, whose amino-acid sequence MLYAILCYAHEETVFAWTQEEEAAVMEKLYAVQEPLAKSGKLGPVGRLMPTTAATTVRKGKDEPLVIDGPFAETKEALLGFYVVDFETLEEAVAFSKQLSAVNPGSTSYEIRPFYVFRPGDAAS is encoded by the coding sequence ATGCTTTATGCAATCCTTTGTTACGCCCATGAGGAAACCGTCTTCGCCTGGACCCAGGAGGAAGAGGCTGCCGTCATGGAGAAGCTTTACGCCGTGCAGGAGCCGTTGGCCAAATCCGGCAAGCTCGGCCCCGTCGGGCGGCTGATGCCGACAACGGCTGCGACCACCGTGCGCAAAGGCAAGGACGAGCCCCTGGTCATCGACGGGCCTTTCGCGGAGACGAAGGAGGCGCTTCTCGGCTTCTACGTCGTTGACTTCGAGACGCTTGAGGAGGCGGTTGCCTTCTCGAAACAGCTTTCCGCCGTCAATCCCGGGTCCACCTCTTACGAAATTCGGCCTTTCTACGTCTTCAGGCCGGGAGATGCTGCATCATGA
- the xdhA gene encoding xanthine dehydrogenase small subunit has product MNDSIRFILNGEDIALTEVGPTETLLDFLRLKRRLTGTKEGCAEGDCGACTVLVGRLADGKLAYESVNACIRFMGSLHATHVVTVEHLAGRDGALHPVQQALVDCHGSQCGFCTPGFVMSLYGLWLTTEKPGRREIEKALQGNLCRCTGYEPIVKAAERVSLMRPSALFDPLERTRSEIIARLWAMQASGTIRIGTGEDRLIVPASVQALAEVLSQEPDATIVAGATDVGLWVTKQMRRLSPVVFINHLSELQSIIESEDGVTIGAGVSYTRAFEAISKKIPALGRLIDRIGGEQVRNMGTIGGNIANGSPIGDSPPPLIALGATLTLRSLQGQRKMPLEDFFIAYGKQDRRPGEFVESVFVPYPATGRFAAYKVTKRRDEDITAVLGAFLLTLDHAEMVTDIRIAFGGMAATPKRARMVEAELIGKPWTEATIDAARPAFDTDFQPLTDWRATAEYRQLTAKNLLTRFYLETVGAPAELKRFEEVA; this is encoded by the coding sequence ATGAACGACAGCATCCGCTTCATCCTGAATGGCGAGGACATCGCGCTCACCGAGGTCGGGCCAACCGAGACGCTTCTCGATTTTCTGCGGTTAAAGCGGCGCCTGACAGGCACCAAGGAAGGATGTGCCGAGGGGGATTGCGGCGCCTGCACCGTGCTCGTCGGGCGGCTCGCAGACGGCAAGCTCGCCTATGAATCCGTCAATGCCTGTATCCGGTTCATGGGCTCGCTGCACGCAACCCACGTGGTGACGGTCGAGCACCTGGCCGGCCGGGACGGCGCGCTGCACCCGGTGCAGCAGGCGCTGGTCGATTGCCACGGCTCGCAATGCGGCTTCTGCACCCCGGGCTTCGTCATGTCGCTCTACGGCCTATGGCTCACGACGGAAAAGCCCGGCCGCCGTGAGATCGAAAAGGCGCTGCAAGGCAATCTCTGTCGCTGCACCGGCTATGAGCCGATCGTCAAGGCCGCCGAGCGGGTGAGCCTGATGCGCCCGAGCGCCCTCTTCGACCCGCTGGAGCGGACACGATCGGAAATCATCGCGCGCCTCTGGGCAATGCAGGCGAGCGGCACCATCCGGATTGGGACGGGCGAAGACCGGCTGATCGTTCCGGCCTCTGTCCAGGCATTGGCTGAAGTGCTGTCGCAGGAACCTGATGCGACCATCGTCGCCGGCGCGACCGATGTCGGCCTCTGGGTAACCAAGCAGATGCGACGGCTGAGCCCTGTCGTTTTCATCAATCATTTGAGCGAACTGCAGTCGATCATCGAAAGCGAGGATGGCGTCACCATCGGCGCCGGCGTCAGCTACACCAGGGCCTTTGAAGCGATCTCGAAGAAAATTCCGGCGCTCGGACGGCTGATCGACCGCATCGGCGGCGAGCAGGTGCGCAATATGGGCACGATCGGCGGCAATATCGCCAACGGCTCGCCGATCGGCGACAGTCCGCCGCCATTGATCGCGCTCGGCGCGACGCTGACACTGCGCTCCCTGCAAGGTCAGCGCAAGATGCCGCTCGAGGATTTCTTCATCGCCTATGGCAAGCAGGACCGCAGGCCAGGCGAATTCGTCGAAAGCGTCTTCGTACCCTATCCCGCGACCGGCCGCTTTGCCGCCTACAAGGTCACCAAGCGCCGCGACGAGGACATCACTGCCGTGCTCGGCGCTTTCCTTTTGACCCTCGACCATGCCGAGATGGTCACCGACATCCGCATCGCCTTCGGCGGCATGGCAGCGACACCGAAACGTGCCCGTATGGTGGAGGCCGAACTGATTGGCAAACCCTGGACTGAAGCAACGATCGACGCCGCCCGTCCTGCCTTCGACACCGATTTCCAGCCGCTCACCGACTGGCGCGCCACGGCGGAATACCGCCAACTGACGGCGAAGAACCTGCTGACGCGGTTCTATCTGGAAACGGTCGGCGCGCCGGCGGAGCTGAAGCGGTTCGAGGAGGTGGCGTGA
- the glpK gene encoding glycerol kinase GlpK yields the protein MGGYVLAIDQGTTSTRAIVFDGDMHVAGKGQKEFTQIYPRSGWVEHDPEEIWDSVVSTIHMALRDAGIAAKDVAALGITNQRETVVVWERETGRPIQNAIVWQDRRTASYCDNLKRQDLERVFTRKTGLILDPYFSGTKLSWMLANVKGARARASRGDLCFGTIDTFLIWRLTGGKSFVTDATNASRTLMYNIAENAWDEDLLDILRVPSAMLPEVKDCAADFGMVDADIFGAEIPILGVAGDQQAATIGQACFAPGMLKSTYGTGCFALLNTGADMVRSKNRLLTTIAYRLNGETTYALEGSIFIAGAAVQWLRDGLRIIGSAAESNSLAEKADPTQEVYLVPAFTGLGAPHWDAKARGAIFGLTRNSGPAELSRAALEAVCYQTRDLLDAMQKDWKNAGDDTVLRVDGGMVASDWTMQRLADLLDAPVDRPVILETTALGAAWLAGSRAGVWPDKEGFSATWKRDRRFEPDMDEKLRAAKLKGWKSAVRRTLSEG from the coding sequence ATGGGTGGATATGTTCTGGCGATTGATCAGGGGACGACATCGACGCGGGCGATCGTCTTCGATGGCGACATGCATGTCGCCGGCAAGGGCCAGAAGGAATTCACCCAGATTTATCCGCGCTCCGGCTGGGTCGAGCACGATCCCGAAGAGATTTGGGATTCGGTCGTCTCGACCATCCACATGGCGCTGCGCGACGCCGGGATCGCGGCCAAGGATGTCGCCGCACTCGGCATCACCAACCAGCGCGAGACGGTTGTTGTCTGGGAACGCGAGACGGGCCGGCCGATCCAGAACGCTATCGTCTGGCAGGACCGGCGCACGGCAAGCTATTGCGACAACCTGAAACGGCAGGACCTCGAGCGGGTCTTCACCAGGAAGACGGGGCTTATCCTCGATCCGTATTTTTCCGGCACGAAGCTTTCCTGGATGCTCGCCAACGTGAAGGGCGCAAGGGCGCGTGCTTCCCGGGGCGATCTCTGCTTCGGCACCATCGATACCTTCCTGATCTGGCGTTTGACCGGCGGCAAGAGTTTCGTGACCGACGCGACCAACGCTTCGCGCACGCTCATGTACAACATTGCGGAAAACGCCTGGGACGAGGACCTGCTCGACATTCTGCGAGTGCCGTCCGCCATGCTGCCTGAGGTCAAGGATTGTGCCGCCGATTTCGGCATGGTCGATGCCGATATCTTCGGCGCCGAGATTCCGATTCTCGGCGTTGCTGGCGACCAGCAGGCGGCGACCATCGGACAGGCCTGTTTTGCGCCCGGCATGCTGAAATCGACCTACGGCACCGGCTGCTTCGCGCTGCTGAACACCGGCGCCGACATGGTGCGTTCGAAAAACCGACTGCTGACGACCATCGCCTACAGGCTCAACGGTGAGACGACCTACGCGCTCGAGGGCTCGATTTTCATCGCCGGTGCTGCCGTGCAATGGCTGCGCGACGGGCTTCGCATCATCGGCAGTGCCGCCGAGTCCAACTCGCTCGCTGAAAAGGCAGATCCCACGCAGGAGGTCTATCTTGTGCCCGCCTTCACCGGGCTTGGCGCACCGCATTGGGATGCCAAGGCGCGGGGCGCGATTTTCGGGTTGACGCGCAATAGCGGCCCGGCGGAACTTTCCAGGGCCGCGCTCGAAGCGGTCTGCTACCAGACCCGCGATCTCCTCGACGCCATGCAGAAGGACTGGAAGAATGCCGGCGACGACACCGTGCTGCGTGTCGATGGCGGCATGGTTGCCTCCGACTGGACGATGCAGCGTCTCGCCGACCTGCTCGATGCTCCCGTCGACCGCCCGGTCATCCTGGAGACGACGGCGCTGGGCGCCGCCTGGCTCGCGGGCAGCCGGGCAGGGGTGTGGCCGGACAAGGAGGGCTTTTCGGCGACGTGGAAACGGGATCGCCGTTTCGAGCCCGACATGGACGAGAAGCTACGCGCGGCAAAACTGAAGGGCTGGAAGAGTGCGGTCCGGCGGACGCTGAGCGAGGGGTAG